Proteins found in one Mustela lutreola isolate mMusLut2 chromosome 10, mMusLut2.pri, whole genome shotgun sequence genomic segment:
- the LRRC39 gene encoding leucine-rich repeat-containing protein 39 isoform X1, whose protein sequence is MSENAVCTGAVHAVKEVWEERIKKHNEDLKREKEFQQKLVKIWEERVSLTKLKEKVIREDGRVILKIEKEEWKTLPSSLLKLRQLQAWQLHRTGLLKIPEFIGRFQNLIVLDLSRNTISEIPRGIGLLTKLQELILSYNKIKTVPRELSHCASLEKLELAVNRDICDLPQELSNLLKLTHLDLSMNNFTIIPLAVLNMPALEWLDLGSNRLAQLPDTIERMQSLHTLWLQRNEITCLPETISNMKNLGTLVLSNNKLQDIPVCMEEMTNLRFVNFRDNPLKVEVTLPPSESTAEEEEQELFGLQFMHAYIQESRRRADNQVNCSTTLPISINTDG, encoded by the exons ATGTCAGAAAATGCAGTTTGTACTGGGGCTGTCCATGCTGTGAAGGAAGTTtgggaagaaagaataaagaaacacaATGAAGACCTGAAGCGAGAGAAGGAATTTCAACAGAA gcTAGTGAAGATCTGGGAAGAACGAGTAAGCTTAACCaagctaaaagaaaaagtcatcagGGAAGATGGAAGAGTCATtttgaagatagaaaaagaagaatggaag ACCCTCCCTTCTTCTTTACTAAAACTGCGTCAGCTACAGGCATGGCAACTTCATAGAACTGGTTTACTGAAAATTCCTGAATTCATTGGAAGATTCCAGAACCTCATTGTATTAGATTTATCTCGAAACACAATTTCAGAGATACCTCGAGGAATTG GACTGCTCACTAAACTTCAAGAGCTGATTCTTAGTTACAACAAAATCAAGACTGTCCCCAGGGAACTAAGTCATTGTGCCAGCTTGGAGAAACTAGAACTTGCTGTAAACAGAGACATCTGTGATCTTCCACAAGAG CTCAGCAATTTGTTAAAGCTTACGCACCTTGATTTGAGTATGAACAACTTTACTATAATCCCTCTGGCGGTGTTGAACATGCCTGCTCTCGAATGGCTTGACCTGGGAAGCAACAGACTTGCACAACTTCCTGATACTATAGAAAG AATGCAGAGTCTACATACATTATGGCTACAACGGAATGAAATAACATGCTTGCCAGAAACAATCAGCAATATGAAAAATCTGGGTACTCTTGTTCTCAGCAACAATAAACTGCAAGATATTCCAGTGTGCATGGAAGAGATGACCAATCTGAG GTTTGTCAACTTCAGAGACAACCCATTGAAAGTGGAAGTAACACTTCCTCCCAGTGAAAGCAcagcagaagaagaggaacaGGAATTATTTGGCCTTCAGtttatgcatgcatatatacaaGAATCCCGGAGAAGAGCAG ATAACCAAGTCAACTGTTCAACTACTTTACCAATCTCTATAAATACTGATGGATAA
- the LRRC39 gene encoding leucine-rich repeat-containing protein 39 isoform X2 codes for MSENAVCTGAVHAVKEVWEERIKKHNEDLKREKEFQQKLVKIWEERVSLTKLKEKVIREDGRVILKIEKEEWKLQAWQLHRTGLLKIPEFIGRFQNLIVLDLSRNTISEIPRGIGLLTKLQELILSYNKIKTVPRELSHCASLEKLELAVNRDICDLPQELSNLLKLTHLDLSMNNFTIIPLAVLNMPALEWLDLGSNRLAQLPDTIERMQSLHTLWLQRNEITCLPETISNMKNLGTLVLSNNKLQDIPVCMEEMTNLRFVNFRDNPLKVEVTLPPSESTAEEEEQELFGLQFMHAYIQESRRRADNQVNCSTTLPISINTDG; via the exons ATGTCAGAAAATGCAGTTTGTACTGGGGCTGTCCATGCTGTGAAGGAAGTTtgggaagaaagaataaagaaacacaATGAAGACCTGAAGCGAGAGAAGGAATTTCAACAGAA gcTAGTGAAGATCTGGGAAGAACGAGTAAGCTTAACCaagctaaaagaaaaagtcatcagGGAAGATGGAAGAGTCATtttgaagatagaaaaagaagaatggaag CTACAGGCATGGCAACTTCATAGAACTGGTTTACTGAAAATTCCTGAATTCATTGGAAGATTCCAGAACCTCATTGTATTAGATTTATCTCGAAACACAATTTCAGAGATACCTCGAGGAATTG GACTGCTCACTAAACTTCAAGAGCTGATTCTTAGTTACAACAAAATCAAGACTGTCCCCAGGGAACTAAGTCATTGTGCCAGCTTGGAGAAACTAGAACTTGCTGTAAACAGAGACATCTGTGATCTTCCACAAGAG CTCAGCAATTTGTTAAAGCTTACGCACCTTGATTTGAGTATGAACAACTTTACTATAATCCCTCTGGCGGTGTTGAACATGCCTGCTCTCGAATGGCTTGACCTGGGAAGCAACAGACTTGCACAACTTCCTGATACTATAGAAAG AATGCAGAGTCTACATACATTATGGCTACAACGGAATGAAATAACATGCTTGCCAGAAACAATCAGCAATATGAAAAATCTGGGTACTCTTGTTCTCAGCAACAATAAACTGCAAGATATTCCAGTGTGCATGGAAGAGATGACCAATCTGAG GTTTGTCAACTTCAGAGACAACCCATTGAAAGTGGAAGTAACACTTCCTCCCAGTGAAAGCAcagcagaagaagaggaacaGGAATTATTTGGCCTTCAGtttatgcatgcatatatacaaGAATCCCGGAGAAGAGCAG ATAACCAAGTCAACTGTTCAACTACTTTACCAATCTCTATAAATACTGATGGATAA